The segment TTTCCACtttggggacacagtggggaaaGCTGTCTGTCAGGAACCCCACAAGTCAAGCAACTAGAAGGGAATCAGTGGGAAGGGGTTGCTGGATCCTGAAATGATCTGTGACATAGTGGGGTTGGGGTAGGAATGTGGGAGAAGGGAGACTGCAGAAGGGCGGAAAAGAAGCAGGATATGCTCTTTGCTTGCTAAATGTTCCTTCATGCCAGATACACATCATTTGGAAATCCTGTCCACTTTCTCATCACTTCTGTCCATGAGCCATTTAAAATTTTACTGCTTCATctcccttttattttgaaagctgcCCTTGTTACACTTGTCACAACTGCAATGGGGGAACAGAGCAAGTGCTACAGAGGCAAAGCTTCATTTTAGCCAGACAAAGAATGAGCATAGATTTCTGCTGTCTTGAAATGacagctgcacagaggagaTGGAAGAGTCTGGTGGTCATTTTGTTCAGCTTCCTCTGGTTTGCTTCCACAAACAGACCACatttgtaaatttttttttagtagaagGAACTGCTGAACTGAAAGCATGCCGAGATCAGTGATTTCTCCCTAAATCCAAAGAGACGAAGCTCACTAAAGCTGCCTGTTTCTTTTGTGCCTATAAAAGATCTGCCTTGGACAGTGAAGGTTTTTGCTTGCTACTTCTCCAAATTTGATTCATATCACCCATGTTGAAATGAAATGTCCTATTTCTTCCAGGGGGAGGAAGGTAGAGAAAAGGGGAGGAGCTCTCCTAGGTGTCTGCACATCCACTGGGAAGAGTGCAGCAGTCACCCTCCCCTGCAGAGGTCAGGGAATGAACCTGGTTGTCACTTCCCtgtattgtttgtttgtatatttatttggttggttgtttttatgCCTCCTCTCACTTTTCAAAGGGAccatttctttgctcttttacTCTGTGTCCATCCAAGTAAGATTATGGCAGAGACTGATCCAAGGCATGATGGGACATTGTGCCAGCAATTAGAAGTTTGTATTAAACAGGTGTCATTTCTTATTATCATCCCTTCACCAGCAGTTGACAATTTACTTTatcattctttcttctcccttttctaaCTTCTTCCAAGTACTGTTGTAAGATTCCAGCAAGGTATGAATTTGCAGAtaaacatgaagaaattctgCGTCTATAAGAACATACACAAGGAAGACACAAACATGGCTGCATAAGCCCACAGAAAAGACAGGACAGTGGTACAGGTATGGGTCAAGACTGCAGAAATGGCGTCAGAAGGCTAATAGAATTAGTAAGGGCCTGAGAAGTAGATaccaaagaaaactgcagaagtgGTCTGGAGGACAGAAATCTCAGCAGAAGTTTGGGTATTACAGTGTGATGGTGGACTACACAGTAGAGGTGATTAAGCAACCAAGGGtatgaacaagagcttgcatgGGTGGGGTGTTGTGAAAGGGCCTTGCCAGACAATAGTAGAGCAAACGTAGAACCTGGGGACTTTGATCTCAACATCTGGAGTGCTTTAAATGGACATGTATTCATTCAGTTTGCCTCTGCCAAGGTTTCTGGGAGCAGGAGCTCGTGCTGACACAGTGGGAATGTAAATCAAGGTAAAATGTATTCATCCACCAGAGTGGGTAGAGAACTAAATATAAATGCCCGGAATagatgcagtactgcagtgaATCTAAGCCAGCTCTATGGAGCCTGGCTGCCTAAAGGAGCCCTAGTCCAGGATGTGAAACCCGACCTATTGAGTTTCCAGTTGGGAGGACTCCCAGTCCGAGGCAAGCCTGTGCAAATTGCAAGGCTCAGCATCGGGGAAACTCAGGTCTTATGAAGGAAATAGCTTCACAGCCTTGGGACTGTATAtggacagggaaaaaaaaaaaaaaaaaaaaaaaaaaaaaaaaacaaggccaTTTTTGCAAAGCccgctttttctcttttgccgGCAATACCTATTGTGcggttttttggggttttttttttttttttttggttggttggttggttggttgtttttttgtttatttgtttttgttttcttccctctcctcccctcctccaaGGGCAAGAGAAGAGGCTTCTCAACAGGTGCTGTGGAAACTTGCACCGCTCCCACGGCCATAGCAGCATGCGGAGAACCGCCCGAGCCCTGAATTTTGTAGGATGCTGCCGCCCTGCGACTCGTGCTCGCAAAGCAGCTGCTTCGGCTGCAGCCCCGGAGCCACCCAGCGCCTCCGCACCGCGCCCGCTGCGCGCCCCGCAGGCGCCGAGTCCGTGGCTTGGGAACAAGAATACCTTAATGGAGGGAGGCGGCGAGGGGAGGCAGGGGAAAGAAATGCCCCCCGAACCTCGGAGTGGGTTTGTTTGCAGACCTTAGCAGCGGCTGCGTCCCGCTCCAATAGACGCAAGCGGGGAAAATGCTGCCTGTAATTAAAATGTGCCATTAGCATTACAGGCAAGCACCTCCGCCTCGGATCCCGTGTCAGGATAATGTAAAAACCCTCACCCCCGGCCTCCGTGCAACACGAATGATCTTTTCCATGAGATGCAAATTGGGGGACAAGCAGCTGCGAAGCTCTACAATAAACTGTTTCATCCAAGGCAGAGCGAGCCGGCGAAGGCACGCCTTTAAAAGCCCCCCCGGCACATCTCCTTCCCACCCGTGTAGGCAAGCTCCGTAGGCGATAAGCAAGTGTAAAAACTCGGAGAGGATCGATAACGTCTGTAAAATATTCGGGGAGAATGCGAGTGTGGCggggaggagggatggggatgaggagcGGGATAAAAGGGTGATTAATCAGCTATTAATCACTGGCCACAAACAAGGGGAGATTATTTCGGGTAGGCACAGACGACTGTGGGGAGTTGCAGAATAAATCCCTTCACTGAAGGCACGCGTGTTGCAATCAGCACTTCACCTCTCAGCGATGCCCATGTAATACTGGCGGTGCACATTATTTAAGCCACATATTCCTTTCCTCTGTATCATTTCCCTTAACTGTCAAGAAGCACAGACTTATTGGAGATATTTATGCCGCTAACTAGCGGCTTCCTTTCTGCACTCCTTTCAtgaacacagaagcaggaaggaaGCAAAATACCTTCCTGCCTCGAcaaagggacaaaaaaaaaaaaaaaaaaaaaaaaaaaaaaaaaaaaaaaaaaacccaaaaaaaaaaacagatcccAAAGCCCTACGCACAACAGGGAAAGGGACCAAAGCAGGGGCGAGAAAAGGTGTCGTTCTCTGCACCCAGTGACAGACCGTGCCTTAAAGGCTGAACTGCTAACGTACCTTTCCGACAGACAGGGAGCTCTGCATGCATACAAACAGCGTGAAGCGCATTTCGGGCTGTGAGACGGCTACGCACACGCTGAGTCCTCCGTAACTTTCCCCACGCAACGGGTTAAACTAATAAGTGCATCGATACAGGCATTCCCGCAAAGAGCTCGGTTGCTCGACCGAAAACCAGAAATGTAGGTAATCCCTCCAcagcaccaccaccatcaccttACAAAAGTCACCCGGTGGGATTTGTTTGAATATACACTAGTTCCAGGCTATATGAACCAACTCACGTCTCCGTTTGAGCATACTGCAAGAATATTTATTGAGCCCGAGCTCAGCCACTGCATTGAACACCAAGCCTGGCAAGCAAATACATTTCCTATCTCCAAAAAGAGATCTGAATCAACTCATTCCTTTAGCGATCATTTATATCTTTCCACTGCAAAGTGCCCAAggtaaatatataaaataagagagaaacatattttttaatatacctTTGCATACAAAAAGGCAAGAGCTTGCAACGCCCTGACCAAAAGCAAAGGACCCCAAAAAATAAACCCCTCGAATGCTACCCTACCTTTCACGCATGAAACCATCAATAAAAAGACGAGGTTCCAAAATGTAAATCCACTTTTAATCTCCATTTTCTTCACCAGGATGAAGTCCAGCCGGCCACATTTAGTACATCCCTTTTCCCAAAAGTCTGCTAATTTCGATTCCTTTGCACGAATTTCCCCTCTGCAGATCCCTTTCATATTATTCTGGAGAGCTCCTAATTCCTATTCCTTGGCCAGGCGCAGCGGAGTTGTTGCTGTTGATGGTGCGCGGTCACAGCTCGGAGTGAATGGTGTTTCTGGGATACCACAGCAACCTTGACGAGGACTCAACCATCTCTCCAACGGGGGCACAAAGTCTCAGCTACTCTCGATCGtgtcttttccttccccccaccccccgctaCCCCAACTCCCTGCGCAGCCCAAAcccaccacagccctgctccttaCAGCATCCACCAGGAGCCACGGGAGAGCATCTTAAAGCTCAGACGCTCTCTAGAATAAAACTCCAAACAATATTTGCAATTGAGattctccccccacccccctgctCCCCCAAGAGGATCAATTCTGCCTTGGAAAACGCCTCAAGAAATAGCGGTGGCGAGGTTCCGACAGCCTCCGGAGGAGCCTCCGGGAGCCGAACCAACGGGGCTCGGCCATCCTCCGCGGCTCGGGAAAACAATCACTGCCTCGTTATTAGGAATTCACGTGCGGTGCTCGGGGCTGTGACCGTCAccactgacacacacacacacacacacacacacacacacacacacatacacacacgcgCGCGCCTCTGGGCACACACCTCACACAAGAGCATGTACTGCCCTCAGGGGGATTTGCAGACTAATTGCTCTCCGCAGAGGCGTTAATTACAAAGCGGATCTCGgaggggaggcggcgggcgcAAGCCCGCTCCCCGAAGACAGCGGTCTCAGCTCAGGGGTGCCTTTGCCGCCGCGGGCGAGGCGGAGCGGCACGGCTCCGTGCGGGAGAGAGAAGAGACAGCTCCGCGGGGCCGAGCCGAGCCGGaccgagccgggccgggccgggagggGGCTGGGGCGGTGCGGCCGCGGCTCTGCCAGGAAGAGCGATGGCGCCACCTAGCGGCCTCGCTGTGGGGCCGCGCCTCTCCGAGGGGGCTGGGGCGCAGTGCGGGGGGAGCCCGGGAaggggcggggggctgcgggagccGCGCTGCCGGCTTCTCTCGGTTGCCGGTCTCAATGAGCGCGGGATGTGCGCGGGGCTGCGGTGCTCTGCGTTGTGGGGAGCATACAGAGGGGACGGGGGATGTGGGCGGGCGGAGTGTGCGGGTGAGTGTCGGCGGTGCGGAGGTGCTCTCGGTGTGTGAGTGCATGTGTACCTTCTGTGTGTAAGGATGCGCCGTGCACACGTGTGTGTAATGTGTGCCTGTGTCCCTCTGCGAATGCTTGCTTGTAcctttttatgtgtgtgtgtatttgggTGTGCATGTGTGcgctgtgtgtgcatgtgttgctgtgtgctgctgtgtgggcgTGGGCGTGTTCGTGATCAATGTGTGGGTGCGTGTGTGCCTGTCTGTAGTATCTTTGTGTGCTTCTGTGTATTGTGTGCACCTGGGCATGTCAGTGTGCGAATGTGTAATcctctgtgagtgtgtgtgcatacatgGCTTgagcatgcattttttttctatgtatgtgtgtgtaacTGCATGTGTTCTGACATCTGTGGACATATGCGTAACTTAGTGTGAACACATGCTTTTGTCTTGCACATGcgtgtatgtgtgcatgtgtgtacacATGCATGCTTATGTATGAGTGCACAGATATACTCTTAAGAGGATTGGTGGTATACATGAATGTGTGAGCTTGGAAGTTTGGTGGGCACTCAAGAAGCATGAGTATTTGTGTGTGCCACCATCCCAGGGTTTTGCATTTGTCCATACTACACAGTGGTGTgttttttgtatgtgtatggaGTGTGTGCATGCAGAAATGTATGCCCTGATTCAGAACTGTTGTGAACAGGCACTTGGATGTGGAGTGAAGCTTTCTCTATGTATTTGTAGGTGCATATATGAATTTGTATGAACATGTATTTATCTGCATATGGATTATATATGTCCAGTAGTACAGCAGAGCCATAGGAATAGAACTAGAGGAACATGGAAGAGTCATGATTCATTCCTAAGGCATTCAATCCTAAGATGTGAAAGAGGAAATTTGCATTACAAGTGTTCACCCGTGGTTACAAGGGGAGTAGTATGTGCCTGTCCTCCACCCTCATTTACTTCCCTGCTCTGTTTCAGTGGGACCATCAGCCTTTATTAGAGACTGGCCTCACAAATGGCTTCCTGTACTTGTCTTTCTAACTGCAAGACTGTGTGTAGCTGCTGTGGGTAAGGTATAGCTGAAGTTAGGACACTAACTAACCCCATTTGATCCATACTGGTTTGTCTATCatggagaaacaaaaatatgtatttttctaccTTCTGTACagtctgcagccttctcttgcAGACAGGTACATCTTGGAGGGTGACTGACAAAACTGAGGCTTGGTGGGCCTGTTCCCTTCCTCCACAGCAGCCCAGGAATGTGGTTTCACAGGAGTTACAAGCCCTGAGCTTCTCTTAAGGGCAGTGCCACATTAGGATCCAACAAGGCTTTCAGGTTTGTACCAAAATATCAGTAATTCAGTGCATTAGGCAATACAAGATGGGTGAAAGACATTCCGTTTATAATCTTCTCcctgcattttttaaaggatttctAGTGTATCACTCTTTCCTATAAATGAAACCAGAAGCCATTTTCCaagcatttcaaaacagaagggAGAGTTGTGCTTTCAGATTAGACTGGATGAGCTCACTTCCagtatttggctttttttttttttttttttttttttttgcctttattcCCCCAAGATTTTCCTGATCAAATTTCCttgatataaatattttaatatttgtagaggaaaacaaatagatCTTGAAAATTTGGACTTACCAGCTATTTCTAATGTTGGCATTGCATTGTTCAGTAGGTAACTTCAATACGTAACTTCTTTAGGAGACATGCTGCTAGACATTGTGTCTGATTTTCAGTAAGATTTAACCTGTGAGGTGTTATCATTattcctgaaaatgaaattttggtGAAAAAGTCAAATGTTTAAGATGAACAAAGAAACCCATATAGTTAAAAATAGGATGTCTAAGGAGTTTTTATGGCTAAATCCATGCTAATTTTCAAAGACCTGTAGGTTTCCAAGTAATTt is part of the Gallus gallus isolate bGalGal1 chromosome 2, bGalGal1.mat.broiler.GRCg7b, whole genome shotgun sequence genome and harbors:
- the LOC124417754 gene encoding uncharacterized protein LOC124417754 isoform X1 produces the protein MVFLGYHSNLDEDSTISPTGAQSLSYSRSCLFLPPTPRYPNSLRSPNPPQPCSLQHPPGATGEHLKAQTLSRIKLQTIFAIEILPPPPCSPKRINSALENASRNSGGEVPTASGGASGSRTNGARPSSAARENNHCLVIRNSRGGRKPAPRRQRSQLRGAFAAAGEAERHGSVREREETAPRGRAEPDRAGPGREGAGAVRPRLCQEERWRHLAASLWGRASPRGLGRSAGGAREGAGGCGSRAAGFSRLPVSMSAGCARGCGALRCGEHTEGTGDVGGRSVRSQSVSPPSGQSASPLSLER